A DNA window from Caulobacter mirabilis contains the following coding sequences:
- a CDS encoding M48 family metalloprotease, whose product MAVSPSAFDPAAETARYLAMLPPEVHAKATAYTQGGHWLLLWSAVVAAAVAWLILRSGLLVRLRNAVERRRRRPWLVALAVLPVALLLETLLTLPWNAYADWWRETAYNMTSQPFGEWLGEWALSGGIALVAMSLFYLAVYWLLRRAPRTWWLWASGVAGAFAVIALLLAPIYIAPLFNDYSPAPNGPVRDAVVAMAEANGIPSDKIYIYDGSKQSNRYTANVMGLFGSARINMSDTMFKAGADLGEIRAVVGHEMGHYARHDVLSRLGLVLALILAGFWLLDRLFEPAARLLGAANVRGIADPAGLPIFSLLLALIFLVATPLTNSLSRWAETGADNYSLRIAREPDGIAKALIQTVEYRAATPSLIEETLFYSHPSVSRRIRNAMEWKAKHPPAPARAAAPVSQP is encoded by the coding sequence ATGGCCGTCAGTCCGTCCGCGTTCGATCCAGCCGCCGAGACGGCCCGCTACCTCGCCATGTTGCCGCCGGAAGTTCACGCCAAGGCGACGGCCTATACCCAGGGGGGTCACTGGCTGCTGTTGTGGAGCGCGGTCGTCGCGGCGGCGGTCGCCTGGCTGATCCTCCGATCCGGATTGCTGGTCCGCCTCAGGAATGCCGTCGAGCGCCGGCGGCGGCGACCCTGGCTTGTGGCTTTGGCGGTGTTGCCGGTCGCTCTGCTGCTGGAGACGCTGCTCACCCTGCCGTGGAACGCCTACGCCGATTGGTGGCGGGAGACGGCCTACAACATGACCAGCCAGCCGTTCGGCGAATGGCTGGGCGAATGGGCGTTGAGCGGCGGGATCGCGCTGGTCGCGATGAGCCTGTTCTACCTGGCCGTCTACTGGCTGCTGCGCCGCGCGCCCAGGACCTGGTGGCTGTGGGCCAGCGGCGTGGCCGGCGCCTTCGCGGTGATCGCCCTGCTGCTCGCGCCGATCTATATTGCTCCGCTGTTCAACGACTACAGCCCGGCCCCGAATGGTCCGGTCCGTGACGCCGTCGTCGCCATGGCCGAGGCCAACGGCATCCCGTCGGACAAGATCTACATCTACGACGGGTCGAAACAGTCCAACCGCTACACGGCCAACGTGATGGGTCTGTTCGGTTCGGCCCGGATCAACATGAGCGACACCATGTTCAAGGCCGGCGCAGATCTCGGCGAGATCCGCGCGGTGGTCGGGCACGAGATGGGACACTATGCCCGCCACGACGTCCTCTCGCGGCTCGGCCTGGTGCTGGCGCTGATCCTCGCCGGGTTCTGGCTGCTGGACAGGCTGTTCGAACCGGCGGCCCGGCTGCTGGGCGCGGCGAACGTCAGAGGTATCGCCGATCCCGCGGGGCTGCCGATCTTCTCGCTGCTGCTGGCCCTGATATTCCTGGTCGCCACGCCGCTGACCAACAGCCTGTCGCGCTGGGCCGAGACCGGCGCCGACAACTATTCGCTGCGGATCGCGAGGGAGCCGGACGGCATCGCCAAGGCGCTGATCCAGACGGTGGAGTATCGCGCCGCGACGCCGAGCCTGATCGAGGAGACCCTGTTCTACAGCCACCCGTCGGTCAGTCGCCGGATCCGCAACGCCATGGAGTGGAAGGCGAAGCATCCGCCGGCCCCGGCCCGGGCCGCGGCGCCCGTTTCTCAACCATGA
- a CDS encoding cysteine dioxygenase, with amino-acid sequence MSSKIKPVIRQAWPRPEVLFSDAPPAGASEAGAGGVSPAEHYTGYVFPVSGQGTISFTFKADRPFRIVVNSQPKPSYGSREVVVLEVTDRRAAFLRANTDLPRDVLDETTEAKALLNPGAEQLAYWLSLDTNNRVLKYGKGEMLNRLVLFTYRFPPKPEPPLADPFAYLAGLKCIALSGVETASVADHALSSLPVTLDPPPQIIATDQITLEDIAENLFSVAADLPQACQALYANVAGPSVTLRPKDFPEFPEAINYSINTPGGLCYRKLDEKPKQFGYLRITMDPNLGDSPGSPYVLEIWPAQHGSPIHDHGDACAVIKVLEGTIRVKWFPGLSPDIEVPFGQVDLTEGDVTFLTPRAYQIHQLFNPDDRKRMTATIQCYRYPADDTVHYEYFDYVEDGVIKQFTPDSDWEYLEFKALIRKEWDARPR; translated from the coding sequence ATGTCTTCAAAAATCAAACCGGTGATCCGGCAGGCCTGGCCTCGTCCCGAGGTCTTGTTTTCCGACGCGCCGCCGGCCGGCGCTTCCGAGGCCGGCGCGGGCGGCGTCAGTCCGGCGGAACACTATACCGGCTACGTCTTCCCAGTGTCGGGGCAGGGGACGATCTCGTTCACCTTCAAGGCAGACAGGCCGTTCCGGATCGTCGTCAACAGCCAGCCCAAGCCATCGTACGGCTCGCGCGAGGTGGTCGTGCTTGAGGTGACCGATCGTCGGGCGGCCTTCCTGCGCGCGAACACCGATCTGCCGCGGGACGTGCTGGACGAGACCACCGAGGCCAAGGCGCTGCTCAATCCGGGAGCGGAGCAACTGGCCTACTGGCTGAGCCTCGACACCAACAACCGCGTGCTCAAGTACGGCAAGGGGGAGATGCTCAACCGGCTCGTGCTGTTCACCTACCGCTTCCCGCCCAAGCCGGAGCCGCCGCTGGCGGACCCCTTCGCCTATCTCGCGGGGCTGAAATGCATCGCCCTCAGCGGCGTGGAGACCGCCTCGGTCGCCGATCACGCCCTGAGCTCGTTGCCGGTGACGCTGGATCCGCCGCCGCAGATCATCGCCACCGATCAGATCACGCTGGAGGATATCGCCGAGAACCTGTTCAGCGTCGCCGCCGATCTGCCACAGGCCTGCCAGGCGCTCTACGCCAACGTCGCCGGCCCGTCCGTGACCTTGCGGCCGAAGGACTTCCCTGAGTTTCCGGAAGCCATCAACTACAGCATCAACACGCCGGGCGGGCTCTGTTACCGGAAGCTCGACGAGAAACCGAAGCAGTTCGGCTACCTGCGGATCACGATGGACCCGAACCTGGGGGACTCGCCGGGCTCGCCCTATGTGCTCGAGATCTGGCCCGCGCAGCACGGCTCGCCGATCCACGATCACGGCGACGCCTGTGCGGTGATCAAGGTGCTGGAAGGCACGATCCGCGTGAAATGGTTCCCGGGCCTGTCGCCGGACATCGAGGTTCCGTTCGGCCAGGTCGATCTGACCGAGGGCGACGTCACCTTCCTGACGCCGCGCGCCTACCAGATCCACCAGCTGTTCAATCCGGATGACCGGAAGCGGATGACCGCCACCATCCAGTGCTATCGCTATCCGGCCGACGACACCGTCCACTACGAGTATTTCGACTACGTCGAGGACGGGGTCATCAAGCAGTTCACGCCGGACTCGGACTGGGAGTATCTCGAGTTCAAGGCGCTCATCCGCAAGGAATGGGACGCCCGGCCTCGGTAG